TGATGTGACCACCTCGTACGGACCCCGCGGGTCCCGTAGGTACGTGTCTCGAAACGGGTTCCGCGCAGCGCCGTTCCGGCCCTAACCGAGCAGCAGGTACAGCAGGCCAGCCAGCCCACCGCCGATCAACGGGCCGAGAATCGGGACGGCGCTGTAGCCCCAGTCGCTCGGCCCCTTGCCCGGAATCGGGAGCAGGGCGTGCACGATCCGTGGCCCCAGGTCACGAGCCGGATTGATGGCGTAGCCTGTGGTCCCGCCGAGGGCGAGACCGATCACGAGTACGACGAGGGCGACCGGCAGCGCGTCGAGCGCGCCCAGGCCCACCTCGGGCGCCGCGAGGAACAGGACGGCGAAGACGAGAACGAACGTCCCGATGACCTCGGAGGCCAGGTTGTCGGGCACCGAACGGATGGCCGGACCGGTCGCGAAGACGGCCAGCTTGGCGCCGGGGTCGTCGGTCTCGGCGAAGTGGAGCCGGTAGTGGACCCACACGAGCGCCGCGCCGAGCATCGCCCCGAGGAGCTGCGCCAGGAGGTACATCGGCACCAGCGCCCACTCGAACTTGCCGGCCACCGCCAGCCCGACCGTCACGGCCGGGTTGAGGTGCGCCCCGCTGGCGGCGGCGACGGTGAACACGGCCACGAACACGGCCATCGCCCACCCGAGCGTGATGACGATCCAGCCGCTGGCCTCGCCCTTCGTGCCGCGGAGCACGACGTTGGCGACGACGCCGTCGCCCAGGAGGAGGAGCAGGGCCGTCCCGATGAGTTCGCCGAGGAAGGGGGTCATGGCGCTGGGGGAGGGAGGGGAGGGTCAGCCGCGGGGGCGGAGCCGGACGGTGAAGGCGAGGAGGAGGATGCCGATGAGCGTCGCGCCCAAGATGGAGTACAGCGCGGCGTCCCACGAGTGGTACTCGGCGAGGTACCCGATCCCCTTGCCCTGGATCATCCGGCCGATGTAGCCGAAGAGCCCGACGAACCCGGCCGCTGTGCCGACGGCCTTCTTCGAGGTGAAGTCGAGGGCGGCCACGCCGAGCAACATGACGGGCGGGTAGATGAAGAAGCCGATCACCGCCAGGAGCGCCATGTCGATCCACAGCGCGCCCTCCGGCACCAACATGATCCCGGCAAAGGCGAGGAAGACGGGGATCATGCACAGGAAGCTGACCAGCCCGCGCCGGCCGCCGAGGCGGTCGGACACCCAGCCCATCAGGATCGTGCTGGCGATCCCCGAGAACTCGAGGACGAAGATGCCGAACCCGCCGCCCTCGACGCTGGCCCCCTTCACCTCGGCGAGGTACGTCGGCCCCCAGTCGAGCATGCTGTAGCGGGCCACGTACACGAACAGGTTGGCGATGGCGACGAGCCAGATGAGCGGGTTCGTGAGGACGTAGTCGACGAACAGCTCGCGGAAACTGAGCTCCCGTTCGTGGTCTTCCTTCTCATCCGGCGGGAAGTCGTCCTTGTACTCCTCGATGGGCGGCAGGCCCTCCGACTGGGGCGTGTCGCGGAGCCGCCAGAACAGGTACACGGCGCCGACGAGCGCCAGCACGCCGGGCACAAAGAACGCGTACTGCCAGCCCCCAAACGTCGTGATGCTGTAGGCCGCGATCAGGCCGATGAGGCCGCCGCCGATGTTGTGGGCCACGTTCCACACGCCGAACACCGAGCCCCGCTCGCGCACGCTGTACCAGTGGCCGAGCGACCGGCCGCACGGCGGCCACCCCATCCCCTGCACGAACCCGTTGAGGGTCCACAGCAGGAGGTGGACCGAGTACGAGTCCACCCAACCGAAGGCGAAGTTGCAGACGGCGCTCAGCAAGAGCCCCGCCGGCATGAAGTAGCGCGGGTTGCTCCGGTCGGAGAGCGACCCCATCAGGAACTTGCCCAGGCCGTAGGCGATCGCCGTGACGGCGAAGATGTTGCCGATGTCGTCCTTCGAGTACAGCAGCGCCTCCCCCATCGTGTCCGCCGCCACCGCGAGGTTGTTGCGGACGAGGTAGAAGGTGGCGTACCCGATGAAGGTGGCCTCCAGGATCTGCCATCGCATCTTGGGATACTTCCGCTGGACCTCGTCCTCGGGGAGGCGAGGCGCGGGGGGCGCGGGGGCGAACAGCGTGCGGAGCGAGGGCATGAGACGGGCGTGCGGGGGCTAGCGGCCGACGGCGGCGAGCGCGCGGTCCGGGTAGTCGGAGATGAGGCCGTCGACGCCGAGGTCGACGAGCGCGCGCATGGCGGCCTCGTCGTTGACCGTCCACGGGATGACCTGGACGCCCCGCCGGTGGGCCTCCGCCACGAGCGCCGCGTCGACGAGGCGCTGGTGCGGGCTGTAGATGTCCGGCGTGAAGCTGAGCCGGTCGAGGTTCGCCGCCAGCCCGTCGTCGTTGTCGACGAGGAGGGCCATCGTGACCGTCGGGTCGATGGCGTGCGTGGCCTCGAGGGCGCGCGGGTCGAACGACTGGACGGTCGTCCGGCCGAGCACGCCGTGGCCCGCGAGCACGTCGTAGAGCGCGCGGGCGTAGGCCGGCGGGCGCGGCGTGAACACGCTGTCGCGGGCCGGGCTCGACTTGATCTCGATGTTGTAGCGGACCGGCCCGAGCGCGTCCGGGCGCGGGTGCGCCTCGGCCAGGTCGAGGACTTGGGACAGGAGCGGCTTGACGGTCGGCATCGCCTCCTGGTCGGGGAAGCGCGGGTTGCCCCGGCGGCCGCAGTCGAACTGCGCGATCTCGGCGTACGTCATGTGTCCGAGGCTGTAGGCGTCCTCCTCGTGCTCCGGGATCGCCGTGCCGTCCGGCCGCGAACAGATCTCGGCGTTGAACCACGGCTCGTGCGAGAGGAGCACCTGGCCGTCGGCCGAGACGGCCACGTCCATCTCCAGCGTCGTCACGCCGAGGTCGAGGGCGCGTTGCATCGCCGGGAGGCTGTTCTCGGGGAGCAGGCCCCGCGCGCCGCGGTGCCCCTGAACGTCGAGGCCGGGCGCCGGGCCGAGGAGGCCGGCCATGGCCGCCGCGAACCGGCCGCCGATGGCCCGGTAGCTCGGCGCGTCGTAGTGGACCCGGTCGACCAGCGACAGGTCATCGGTCGTGATCATCCGGACGTGCGGGAGGTCGACGCTGGCCTGCTGGGCCTGGACCGTCTCCCAGTTCACGTAGCGGTCGGGCGCCGTGTGCGGCCCGATCTGCGCGAACACGACGGGCAAGCGCGGCTGGCCGAGGTCGCGCCGGAGGTCGTGGACGTAGCGCGTAAAGTGGCGGGCCCAGGTGTCGGGGCGGAGCGGGAATCCGTGGAGCGTCTCGCGGTCGTTCGTGTCGCTCTCGCCCTGGAAAAAGAGGACGCCGGCGACCCGGCCCATCGGCTCGGCGGCGCGGACGCGCTTGAGGCACGAGCCGTAGAGCGAGGCGTCGTCGACGCTGGTGTGCCACTCCTCGATGATGGTGGCGCCCTTGGCGCACGGGATCAGCCCGATGACGAGGCCCGGGTAGCGGGCCTTGAGCGAGTCGGCGAAGGCGCGCGACGGGCCGAAGCCGGCGGCCGCGTCCAGCGAGACGGCGTCGACCTGGCCCTCCGGCGAGTCGACCGGCTCGACGGCGGCCCGCCAGCGGCCGTCGTTGCCGAAGACGTAGACCGACGGGTCGATGGCCTGGGTCTCGGGCAGCGGCGCGCGGCCCGACATGTTCGACTGGCCGGCGAGCACGAACAGCGCCAGCCGCCCGACGTGCGCCGAGTCGACGCCGACGGCGGGCTGGGCCGCGACGGGCGCGAGGCCGGCGGCGGCGAGGAGGAGGAGGAGACGGAGGCGGACCATGGAGGTCAGGCAGCGATGGGTTCGGTGGTGGAGGGCACGTCACCGACGACATAGCCGCGGGCGATCTCGACGAAGGCCTCGACCTGGCCGGCCTCCCACTCTTTGTCATGGCCGAGCTCGGCGGCCAGGAGCGCCGCGACCTCCGGAGCGGCCTCGATGCTGGCGCGCGCGTCGAGCAGGAGCGCCCGTGTGCGGCGGGCCAGCACGTCGTCAACGGTCCGCGCCAGCTCGTGGCGGGCCGCCCACGTCACCATGGCCCGGCAGTAGGGGAGGCCGGGGTGGAGGGGCTCGACGCCGCCGGGCATCTCGTCCGCCAACTGCCGGAGCGCGGGCGCGTCGTCCCCGTAGACGGTGAGGGCGGGGTCAGTGGGCGGGCCGCTGAGCCAGCCGTGGAGCCGGCGGTGCATCGTGACCGCCGGCCGCCGCTCCAGCCCGGCCGTCTTGGCCGCGGCGTCGACGGCGTCCTCGCCCATCTTCCGATACGTCGTCCACTTGCCGCCGGCGATCGTCACGAGGCCGGAGTCCGAGACGGTCAGCCAGTGGTCGCGCGAGATCGAGGCGGTCCGCTTCCCGCCGCCCTCGCTGACGAGCGGGCGGAGGCCGGCGAACGTGCTGAGCACGTCGGCCTCGGTGGGCTGGCGGGTGAGGTAGCGGCCGGCGTGCTCGAGGAGGAACGCGACCTCGTCGTCGAGCGGCACCGGCTCGAGGTCGATCCGATCGACCGGCGTGTCCGTCGTCCCCACGACCACGCGGCCGTGCCACGGGACGGCGAACAGGACGCGGCCGTCGTCGGTGTGCGGGAGCATCAGCGCCGAGTCGCCCGGCAGGAAGTCGCGGTCGAGCACGAGGTGGACCCCCTGGCTCGGCCGGATCACCGGCGCGGCGGCCGGGTCGTCCATGCGTCGGACCCCGTCCGTGAACACGCCCGTCGCGTTGACCACGACGCGCGCGAGGACCTCGTGCGCGTCCCCCGTCTCCATGTCCTCCGCCACGACGCCCCGCACCTTCCCCTCCTGCTTCATCAGGCGCGTGACGCGCATGTAGTTGAGCGGCACCCCGCCGAGATCGGCCACGGTCTGCGCGAGGTTGACCGCGAGGCGGCTGTCGTCGAACTGGCCGTCGTGGTAGAGCACGCCGCCCCGGAGCCCGTCGGGGTTGACGGTCGGGAGGTGGGCCAGCGTCTCGGCCGCCGAGAGCAGGCGCGACCGGCCGAACCCGAGCTTGCCGGCCAGCCAGTCGTAGAGCTTCAGCCCGACCCCGTAGTAGGCCCGCTCCCAGCGCTTGTAGCACGGGACCACGAACGGCTGGTCGTGAACGAGGTGCGGGGCGTTGCGGATAAGGTGGCCGCGCTCGCGGAGCGCGTCGAGCACGAGCCGGACATCGCCCTGCTGGAGGTACCGCACGCCGCCGTGGACGAGCTTCGTCGACCGGCTCGAGGTGCCCTTCCCGAAGTCGCTCGCTTCGAGGAGCAGGGTCGAGTAGCCGCGCGCCGCGGCGTCGACGGCCGTCCCGAGGCCGGTGGCCCCGCCGCCGACGACGACGACGTCCCAGTAGCCGGGGGTCTCCCGGAGCCGGTCGAGGAGCGCGGGGCGTGTCGGGGGGTCGAGGGGCATCACGCGGAGTCGGCTGTCGCCCAGCCCCGGGCGCGGTCGAGCGCGCGGGTCCAGGCGTCGGTGAGGGCGGCGCGCTGGTCCTCGCCCATGGCCGGCTCGAAGCGGCGGTCCACCTGCCACTGGGCGGCGATCTCGCCCAGCCCGTCCCAGAACCCGACGGCGAGGCCGGCGAGGTAGGCCGCGCCGAGCGCCGTCGTCTCGGTCACCGTCGGGCGGACGACCGGCACGCCCAGGAGGTCGGCCTGGAACTGCATGAGGAGGTCGTTGGCCGTGGCGCCCCCATCGACGCGGAGCTCCGCCAGCTCGAGGCCGGCGTCCGACGTCATGGCGCGGAGCACGTCGGCCGTCTGGTAGGCGATGCTCTCGAGGGCCGCGCGGGCGATGTGCCCGGCCGTGCTTCCGCGCGTGAGGCCCACCATCGTGCCGCGCGCGTACGGATCCCAGTGCGGCGCGCCGAGCCCGGTGAACGCCGGCACGAGGTACACGCCGCCGTTGTCGTCCACGCGGCTCGCGAGGTTCTCGACCTCGGCCGACGAGCGGATGATGCCGAGCCCATCGCGGAGCCACTGGACGACCGCGCCGGCCACGAAGATGCTCCCCTCCAGCGCGTACTCGAGCCGGCCGTCCCGCTTCCAGGCGACCGTGCTGACGAGGTTGTTCTGCGACGCCACGGGCGTGCCGCCCGTGTTCATCAGCATGAAGCAGCCCGTGCCGTAGGTGTTCTTGACCATGCCCGGCTCGGTGCAGACCTGCCCGAAGAGCGCGGCCTGCTGGTCGCCGCCGATGCCCGCGATCGGGATCTTGTGGGCGAGCACCGTCCCGGCCGTCTCGGCGTAGACCTCGCTGGAGGCGCAGATCTCGGGGAGCATCGAGCGCGGGACGTCGAAGATCTCCAGCAGGTCGTCGTCCCAGTCGCCGGTGTGGAGGTTGCAGAGGAGCGTCCGGCTCGCGTTCGTCGCGTCGGTGACGTGGCGGGCGCCGTCGGTCATCTTCCAGACGAGCCAGCTGTCGACGGTCCCGAAGGCGAGGTGGCCCGCCTCGGCCGCCTCGCGGGCCCCGTCGACGTGGTCGAGGACCCAGCGGATCTTGGTGGCCGAGAAGTAGGCGTCGAGGACGAGGCCCGTCTTCTCGCGGAGCGTGCCCTCGTGGCCGGCCTCGCGGAGCCGGTCGCAGAAGCCGGCCGTCCGGCGGTCCTGCCAGACGATGGCGTTGTGGACCGGCTGGCCCGTCCGGCGGTCCCAGACGATGGTCGTCTCGCGCTGGTTGGTGATGCCGATGGCGGCGACGTCGGCGCCCGAGATGCCGGCGCGGGTCAGGACCTCGGCGGCCATGCCGGCCTGGGTCGACCAGATCTCGTTCGGGTCGTGCTCGACCCACCCGGGCTGCGGGAAGTGCTGCGTGAACTCGCGCTGGGCGACGCCACAGACCGTCCCGGCGTGGTCGAAGAGCAGGGCGCGAGAACTCGTCGTCCCCTGATCGAGAGCGAGGATGTACGGCATGGCCGGGGGCTTACCAGGCGGGGTCAGCGATGGGATAGAGCGGCCGGCCGGTGTGGGCCTTGTAGAGCATGACGGGCAGGCCGGGCGTCACCACGTCGTCGGGCACGGCCGCCGCCAGCGCCTCGGCGTCGACCGCCACGGGGTAGCGCTCGCGGAGCGCGGCGACGACGCGGGGGAGCGAGCCGCGGGCCTTCGCCCGACGGGCGTCGGCGCGGACTTCGGCTGCGAGGGCCTCCGAGCCCAGGCCGAGGCCGTCGTAGTAGGCCTCGTGGCGCTGGCGGTACGCGGCGACGTCGGCGTCGCTGACGGTCGTCGTGTCGGCGACGTAGTCCACCATGGCCTGGTAGACCCACTTGTCGCGCCAGCGCCGGAGGTCGGCCGCCACCTCGGGCATCTCGTCCCAGCCCTGCGCGCGGGCCTGCCGCGTGAACGCCTCGTCGCGCAGCGTCAGGCCAACGGCGTCGTAGAGGCTGCCCTGGAACGCGTCGCGGCTGTCGGTCGAGAGCGGGTATCGCCGCGACGGGTACCGGCGGAGGAGGTCGCCCGCCGTGAGCTCGCCGTCGACCGTGGTCGCCACGACGTCGCCGAGGCGGGCGCGGACGGCGTCGGCCGCGGGGCTCGGGTCGGTGGCGAGGGCCGAGGCGAGCGAGAGCGGCGGCGCGGCGAGCGTGGGCACCCACTCCCAGAGCGCGTCGGTGAGGGCCCGGAAGGCGCCCCCCTTGAGGGTGAGGCCCACCGGCTCCATGCGGCCCGTGACGTACTCGCGGGCGAGCGCCTTGGCCCGCTGCTGCTCGAGCGTCTGCCGGGCGCGGGTGCGCGCCTCGGCGTCGAGGCCGACCGGCTCGCGCTGCACGTCGGCGACCTCCACCACGAGGTACTGCCCGCCGGCCGCGATCGGCGCCGACGGCGTGCCCACCGGCAGGTCGCGGATGGCGTCGAGGACCGGCGCCGGCAGCTCGGCCGGGCTCAGGAACGGCGTCACGAAGTCCTCGGGCTGGAGCTCGACGTCCGCACGGGCGGCCAGCTGGCGGGCGAGCGCGGCGTCGAAGCCCTCCGCCTCGGCCGTCGCGCGGACCGACCGGGCCTCGTCCAGCGTCCCCGCCGGGATGTAGCGGAGGCGGACGCGGACGGCGTCCTCCTGAAGCACCTGCTGAACTTCGGCGTCGCTCACCGACACCCGGCGGTTGACCTCCCGCTCGAACACCTGCTCCACGAGCAGCTCGTCTTCGAGGTCGGCGAGCTGACCCCGGACGGCGGCCGTCGTGTCGAGGCGGAGCCGGTAGCCCTCCTGCGCGAGGAGCGCCTCGGCGACCATGTGGTCGAGGTAGGCCCGGCGCGGGTCCGGCCCCCGTTTGAGATGCGGGAAGCCCAGTTCGAAGCTCCGCGCGAAGTCCGCCGCGAGGATCGCCTCCTCCCCCACCGTCGCCACGACAAGCGCGTCGGGCGACGGATCGGGTGCCCCACACGCGGCGGCCCAGACCGTGGCGGCCAGCACCGCGAGCCGGGCACCCATCGGGAAGCGGGGCCTGCGGTCCGCCACCACCTACCGGGCCCGGGTGATCGGCCGCGCCACGCGGCCCTCCTCGGTCTCCACCACCACGACGTAGACCCCCGCGGCGTGCGCCGTCGAGTCCCACACGACGTCGGTCGATCCGGCCGGAGCCGGGCCGTCGAACAGCGTGGCGACCTCGCGGCCCAGCACGTCCTGGACACGGAGCCGAACGGTCCCCGCGCGGGCGAGGTCAAGGGTCAGCGTGGTCCGCCCACGAAACGGGTTGGGCGCCGCGCCGAGGCGGACCCGCCCGCCCGCCGGTTCGTCGGCGCGTCGGGTCCCGAACGAAACGCCCAGGACGGCCTCCGATGGGAGGCTGTAGACGAAGGGGTAGAAGACCGGCCACGCGCTGCTGCTCCGCTGGTAGTAGTCGGCGCCGGACTCCGAGTTGGTCCAGAGCGTGCCGTCGGGGAAGAACGAGAGGTCCTCGATCCCGTACGGGACCGTGATCGTGCTGTCGATCTCGGGCTCGGACCACCGCTGGAGCGCCTCCCGCCGGACGCGGAGGATCTCGGCCTCGCCCCGGCTCTGGCTCCGGTTCCGCGAGAAGAAGACGTAGGTCTGCCCCTCCACGTCGAACAGGTCCACGCCCTGCACGCTTCGCGGGAGCGCGTAGATGGCCGGATCGCCCCCGCTCGGGCGGCCGTCGGCGCCCAGCGGGTAGCCGTAGAGGTACGGCGCCTCCGTGCCCGACGGGCGCCAATCGCCGACCCACAACGTGTCGCGGAAGGCCGAGACGAACGAGGCCCGGCCGTACACCGAGATCGTCCCCGTCGGGTCCGCCGCGAGGTCGACGTAGGGCGACGCCTCCGGGTCGTACGGCGGCAGCGGGTACCGCTCCAGCGTGCTCGACGACGACACGTAGATCGCCCCGTCGACGTAGGCGATGCCACCGGCGTGGGAGAATTCGAGCTCGCCCATGAGCCGGAACGTCCGGCGGACGTGGCCCGTCTCGGCGTCCATCTCGACCACCATCGACCGCCGCTGGCCCGTGATCCCACTCCGGGTCAGGTGGTAGTACGAGAGGTAGACGAGCGACGCCTCGTCCGAGACGTGGGTGGCCGTCCCCTGCGGGACGAACTCGTCGTTGACGTACGGCACGTAGAACCGGTGGCGCACCGTGGACTGGTTGTCCCGGATCCGCTGGTCCATCGGCATCAGCCCCTCCGACAGCGGGTAGTCGTGGTAGTCCGGCAGCCCGAGGTAGGGACCGCCGTCGAACGGGACCGACGAGGTGAGGTACGCCTCGTCGGCGACGTAGTCGCGGACCGTCGCGGCGAGGAGCTGGCCGCTCAGGCGGCCCGTCATCGTGTAGCTCTCCGGCGTCCCGGCCGCCTCGGTGCCAACGAAGAAGGGGCGGGAGATCGGGAAGGGCGACGGGATGGCCATCGCCTGCGACTGCGAGCCCGCTGCCACGCCATCGACGTACAGGCCGAGGGACAGCGTCTGGGTCCCGA
This sequence is a window from Rubrivirga marina. Protein-coding genes within it:
- a CDS encoding MIP/aquaporin family protein; its protein translation is MTPFLGELIGTALLLLLGDGVVANVVLRGTKGEASGWIVITLGWAMAVFVAVFTVAAASGAHLNPAVTVGLAVAGKFEWALVPMYLLAQLLGAMLGAALVWVHYRLHFAETDDPGAKLAVFATGPAIRSVPDNLASEVIGTFVLVFAVLFLAAPEVGLGALDALPVALVVLVIGLALGGTTGYAINPARDLGPRIVHALLPIPGKGPSDWGYSAVPILGPLIGGGLAGLLYLLLG
- a CDS encoding MFS transporter, giving the protein MPSLRTLFAPAPPAPRLPEDEVQRKYPKMRWQILEATFIGYATFYLVRNNLAVAADTMGEALLYSKDDIGNIFAVTAIAYGLGKFLMGSLSDRSNPRYFMPAGLLLSAVCNFAFGWVDSYSVHLLLWTLNGFVQGMGWPPCGRSLGHWYSVRERGSVFGVWNVAHNIGGGLIGLIAAYSITTFGGWQYAFFVPGVLALVGAVYLFWRLRDTPQSEGLPPIEEYKDDFPPDEKEDHERELSFRELFVDYVLTNPLIWLVAIANLFVYVARYSMLDWGPTYLAEVKGASVEGGGFGIFVLEFSGIASTILMGWVSDRLGGRRGLVSFLCMIPVFLAFAGIMLVPEGALWIDMALLAVIGFFIYPPVMLLGVAALDFTSKKAVGTAAGFVGLFGYIGRMIQGKGIGYLAEYHSWDAALYSILGATLIGILLLAFTVRLRPRG
- a CDS encoding sialate O-acetylesterase: MVRLRLLLLLAAAGLAPVAAQPAVGVDSAHVGRLALFVLAGQSNMSGRAPLPETQAIDPSVYVFGNDGRWRAAVEPVDSPEGQVDAVSLDAAAGFGPSRAFADSLKARYPGLVIGLIPCAKGATIIEEWHTSVDDASLYGSCLKRVRAAEPMGRVAGVLFFQGESDTNDRETLHGFPLRPDTWARHFTRYVHDLRRDLGQPRLPVVFAQIGPHTAPDRYVNWETVQAQQASVDLPHVRMITTDDLSLVDRVHYDAPSYRAIGGRFAAAMAGLLGPAPGLDVQGHRGARGLLPENSLPAMQRALDLGVTTLEMDVAVSADGQVLLSHEPWFNAEICSRPDGTAIPEHEEDAYSLGHMTYAEIAQFDCGRRGNPRFPDQEAMPTVKPLLSQVLDLAEAHPRPDALGPVRYNIEIKSSPARDSVFTPRPPAYARALYDVLAGHGVLGRTTVQSFDPRALEATHAIDPTVTMALLVDNDDGLAANLDRLSFTPDIYSPHQRLVDAALVAEAHRRGVQVIPWTVNDEAAMRALVDLGVDGLISDYPDRALAAVGR
- a CDS encoding glycerol-3-phosphate dehydrogenase/oxidase — translated: MPLDPPTRPALLDRLRETPGYWDVVVVGGGATGLGTAVDAAARGYSTLLLEASDFGKGTSSRSTKLVHGGVRYLQQGDVRLVLDALRERGHLIRNAPHLVHDQPFVVPCYKRWERAYYGVGLKLYDWLAGKLGFGRSRLLSAAETLAHLPTVNPDGLRGGVLYHDGQFDDSRLAVNLAQTVADLGGVPLNYMRVTRLMKQEGKVRGVVAEDMETGDAHEVLARVVVNATGVFTDGVRRMDDPAAAPVIRPSQGVHLVLDRDFLPGDSALMLPHTDDGRVLFAVPWHGRVVVGTTDTPVDRIDLEPVPLDDEVAFLLEHAGRYLTRQPTEADVLSTFAGLRPLVSEGGGKRTASISRDHWLTVSDSGLVTIAGGKWTTYRKMGEDAVDAAAKTAGLERRPAVTMHRRLHGWLSGPPTDPALTVYGDDAPALRQLADEMPGGVEPLHPGLPYCRAMVTWAARHELARTVDDVLARRTRALLLDARASIEAAPEVAALLAAELGHDKEWEAGQVEAFVEIARGYVVGDVPSTTEPIAA
- the glpK gene encoding glycerol kinase GlpK encodes the protein MPYILALDQGTTSSRALLFDHAGTVCGVAQREFTQHFPQPGWVEHDPNEIWSTQAGMAAEVLTRAGISGADVAAIGITNQRETTIVWDRRTGQPVHNAIVWQDRRTAGFCDRLREAGHEGTLREKTGLVLDAYFSATKIRWVLDHVDGAREAAEAGHLAFGTVDSWLVWKMTDGARHVTDATNASRTLLCNLHTGDWDDDLLEIFDVPRSMLPEICASSEVYAETAGTVLAHKIPIAGIGGDQQAALFGQVCTEPGMVKNTYGTGCFMLMNTGGTPVASQNNLVSTVAWKRDGRLEYALEGSIFVAGAVVQWLRDGLGIIRSSAEVENLASRVDDNGGVYLVPAFTGLGAPHWDPYARGTMVGLTRGSTAGHIARAALESIAYQTADVLRAMTSDAGLELAELRVDGGATANDLLMQFQADLLGVPVVRPTVTETTALGAAYLAGLAVGFWDGLGEIAAQWQVDRRFEPAMGEDQRAALTDAWTRALDRARGWATADSA
- a CDS encoding LamG-like jellyroll fold domain-containing protein, coding for MTVRLALLTLAVLLASPGSRAADIVFRYLPGRAALSTDVVASGIEEGPYLAARDLPARGPGGWGLQAPLAAEFEAPGSTLRSDVAETLSQPFGPRLTAEAWVVLTATTGRTVLVSNQISGEGTFTLGLDDARPFFEVRAAGQTLRLDASADVAPGAPVWVAATVGFDIGTQTLSLGLYVDGVAAGSQSQAMAIPSPFPISRPFFVGTEAAGTPESYTMTGRLSGQLLAATVRDYVADEAYLTSSVPFDGGPYLGLPDYHDYPLSEGLMPMDQRIRDNQSTVRHRFYVPYVNDEFVPQGTATHVSDEASLVYLSYYHLTRSGITGQRRSMVVEMDAETGHVRRTFRLMGELEFSHAGGIAYVDGAIYVSSSSTLERYPLPPYDPEASPYVDLAADPTGTISVYGRASFVSAFRDTLWVGDWRPSGTEAPYLYGYPLGADGRPSGGDPAIYALPRSVQGVDLFDVEGQTYVFFSRNRSQSRGEAEILRVRREALQRWSEPEIDSTITVPYGIEDLSFFPDGTLWTNSESGADYYQRSSSAWPVFYPFVYSLPSEAVLGVSFGTRRADEPAGGRVRLGAAPNPFRGRTTLTLDLARAGTVRLRVQDVLGREVATLFDGPAPAGSTDVVWDSTAHAAGVYVVVVETEEGRVARPITRAR